The Oncorhynchus mykiss isolate Arlee chromosome 20, USDA_OmykA_1.1, whole genome shotgun sequence genome includes a region encoding these proteins:
- the LOC110499274 gene encoding unhealthy ribosome biogenesis protein 2 homolog, giving the protein MAAMYSGIHLKLKNPKTPWVDKLKLARFAWISSQCLLPNKEQVLFDWISHALTGFYSKKVELPQVVVEGLWIYLDDILHSKKLHSVLSQGKTISLRLAVAQVIIERIQEFASGTSSASVSTVLSCCQGILSSSVLSVTFTTKYELLVELLAKLCTLGCSKLSQQQATDPLTPQVFEVLLLTLSSYLAVQKQQANANRVFAQVTTHLLQPLLLLRHLLTSRAWMAEDDSRVRQHLSRDIRGKVDTILQSALFLPDHLQAYKEELLSKEEPGMKKGAAGKSLLSPVNSILSKICAQGYCDTDLHFAVRSSSLPLLFKFSLDAYCKGGDNKVLCFHMLTQLITALDFTNEVTLKDLFDGENWSLALLSLENLLNLCLTVDIYNVVADRIKYEEVQLIFYRKVVRLLFDNAQPTISAWYRCLKALLSLNHLIIEPDLDELLSAGWIDSDCTEPRVRKAREALISSVLQIYAKLRQLPKLFEELLAVICRPAMDELRQPVLPEAVHRTLSTCLLDNPTSHTLEICCLILENVTSYVLPDLEGNEDMSLKLFSLSVLLYSVLFSLKTLDNSTPVPVVRQTQALMEKMLQVVKPVLQLAEGQAPDVPGCQKVQDAGLLLKYTWVEVDTLFQIHCTKYTSPADPASVNILDDIGILLSGVMATGEEQASPIGQHCSPMTHLLQKLLTLQQMKKVILSNELLAQTRASDVLRRAAQYIVGRGDPQLCQQSDQLWDRQVSSVDASTYPVAHWYLVTTNLPMISPFLTEDEVCHIADVLLSSLLQKTPDDTTERLSVSLISKDLLGSLVLVELPTIYSAVVRCVTQRIVGILSGIPDMASVCPALMKLSEVSCLTAGDKGSAVTQSDGDVSESHSALKRLESIAQHILNSSTTRASITLSQSQANNLLSLLQITNSLNPDGMSSEDFSGLFLLLFLMVTDTQLHNDVKPAVTIHLLNQLFSLMGLLLAGNNSHHVLKIVHGSSLLEASLTALFSHSNKGLFQTVDSSAWLTFLKTVQDFIQSLILLIIHRKSSVRLNLEKFTTYLVNSEVAVMALSSLPGNIETGGLFAVQLLLASMNTLCQAMTSSLRTTKQLDETLSQLLGKTTAVMGPAIQASLRAQTGSLLGQAFSVDVVTGMVRSELACACPQDEPSEGITQESLSHMGMYRSFSQQILRELCPSQRPMDFLVSSLHFLSAYYAAAEMTKALGQEELFVAILQNVHKLLAAPWLSVSEVRSLEEPVKELLDQLLVRSTPEQFHLLLLLLRDGLDTSKFRSGCHREVLSTVTITKLLASGLLPETCLKAFWLIAPQIISALVFLVKEAGKEPTLTAALTVPVLDTLTAMLRQGERMLSNPHHVTMVLGALQFVPLEHLTMEVYHATFEAIHEALFAVIQCHPQVMLKAAPSFLNCFYRLVVSIMHEGRQKGEAERAPEIDAEVLLKCARLVERMYSHIATTAEGFTILSSFMVAQYVSELQKVTLQPDIKSHLTEGVYRILDLCVEQDVKFLNTTLQMGVREVFNDLYGSYSHYHKTQRQGEEKYTA; this is encoded by the exons AAGCTCAAAAACCCCAAGACACCCTGGGTGGACAAACTGAAGCTTGCCCGTTTTGCATGGATTTCATCACAGTGCTTACTTCCTAACAAAGAACAG GTACTCTTTGATTGGATAAGTCATGCATTGACAGGCTTTTACAGTAAGAAAGTGGAGTTGCCACAGGTGGTGGTGGAAGGCTTGTGGATCTACCTGGATGATATTTTGCACAGCAAAAAGCTACATAGTGTGTTGAGCCAAGGAAAAACCATCAGCCTTCGTTTGGCAGTAGCGCAA GTTATAATTGAAAGGATTCAGGAGTTTGCCTCAGGGACCTCCTCAGCGTCTGTCTCCACCGTGTTGAGCTGCTGTCAGGGCATCCTTTCTTCCTCAGTCCTCTCTGTCACATTCACCACTAAGTACGAGCTACTGGTGGAGCTGTTGGCCAAGTTGTGTACCCTGGGCTGCTCCAAGCTCAGTCAGCAGCAAGCCACAGACCCCCTGACACCCCAGGTGTTTGAGGTCCTCCTCCTTACCCTGAGTAGCTACCTCGCGGTCCAAAAGCAGCAGGCCAATGCCAACCGCGTGTTTGCCCAAGTCACAACACACCTGCTCCAGCCCCTCCTCCTGCTCAGACACCTATTGACTTCCAGGGCCTGGATGGCCGAGGATGACTCCCGTGTCCGCCAGCACCTGAGTAGGGACATCCGTGGGAAAGTGGACACCATCCTGCAGTCTGCTCTCTTCCTGCCAGACCACCTCCAGGCCTATAAGGAGGAGCTCCTCTCAAAGGAGGAGCCAGGGATGAAGAAAGGAGCAGCGGGGAAGAGCCTACTCTCCCCAGTCAACTCGATACTCTCAAAGATTTGTGCACAAGGGTACTGTGACACTGATCTCCATTTTGCGGTCAGGTCGAGTTCCCTCCCACTGCTCTTCAAATTCTCTCTGGATGCCTACTGTAAAGGAGGAGATAATAAAGTACTCTGCTTTCACATGTTAACACAGTTAATCACTGCCTTGGATTTCACAAATGAGGTGACTCTCAAAGACCTGTTTGATGGTGAAAACTGGAGCTTAGCTCTGCTGTCTTTGGAGAACCTCTTGAATTTATGCTTGACGGTAGACATTTACAATGTGGTGGCTGACAGGATAAAGTACGAGGAGGTTCAGTTGATTTTCTACAGGAAGGTGGTGAGGCTGTTGTTCGACAATGCCCAGCCCACCATATCAGCATGGTACCGCTGTCTAAAAGCCCTGCTCAGTCTCAACCACCTGATCATAGAGCCGGACCTGGACGAGCTGCTGTCGGCAGGATGGATTGATTCCGACTGCACAGAGCCACGGGTTAGGAAGGCACGCGAGGCCCtcatctcctctgttctccaGATCTACGCCAAGCTGAGGCAGCTCCCCAAGCTCTTCGAGGAGCTCCTGGCTGTCATCTGCCGCCCAGCAATGGATGAGCTCCGACAGCCCGTTCTCCCAGAGGCCGTGCATAGGACGCTCAGCACATGCCTTCTGGACAACCCCACCAGCCATACTTTGGAAATATGCTGCCTCATTTTAGAAAATGTAACAAGCTATGTACTCCCGGATCTGGAAGGAAACGAAGACATGTCCCTGAAGTTGTTCTCCTTGAGTGTGCTCTTGTACTCTGTGTTGTTCAGCCTGAAAACTTTGGACAACAGCACACCAGTTCCTGTTGTGAGGCAAACCCAGGCTCTGATGGAGAAGATGCTCCAGGTGGTGAAGCCAGTGCTGCAGCTGGCTGAAGGCCAGGCCCCAGACGTCCCTGGGTGTCAGAAAGTCCAAGATGCAGGCCTTCTGCTAAAGTACACTTGGGTGGAGGTGGACACCCTCTTTCAGATTCACTGTACGAAATACACATCCCCAGCGGACCCAGCTAGCGTTAACATACTAGACGACATAGGTATTCTCCTCTCTGGTGTGATGGCGACAGGTGAAGAGCAGGCCTCTCCCATCGGCCAGCACTGTAGCCCCATGACTCACCTCCTGCAAAAACTGCTCACTCTCCAACAAATGAAGAAAGTTATCCTAAGCAATGAGCTCTTGGCACAGACTAGAGCTTCAGATGTCCTCCGCAGAGCAGCCCAGTACATTGTGGGGAGAGGAGATCCTCAACTCTGCCAGCAGAGTGACCAGCTATGGGACCGTCAGGTCAGTAGTGTGGATGCCAGCACGTACCCAGTGGCACATTGGTACCTCGTTACCACAAACCTACCCATGATCTCGCCATTCCTCACTGAGGACGAAGTGTGTCATATAGCTGATGTTCTCCTCAGCTCCCTACTTCAGAAGACACCAGATGACACCACTgagaggctgtctgtctctctcatttcCAAAGATCTGCTTGGGAGCCTTGTTCTTGTCGAGTTACCCACTATTTACTCTGCTGTTGTCAGATGTGTCACTCAAAGGATTGTGGGGATTCTCAGCGGCATCCCAGACATggcctctgtctgtcctgcacTCATGAAGTTGAGTGAAGTAAGCTGTTtgacagctggagacaaaggaaGTGCAGTAACTCAGTCAGATGGCGATGTCAGTGAATCCCATTCTGCTTTGAAGAGACTGGAGTCCATAGCCCAACACATACTGAACTCTAGTACGACCAGAGCCTCTATAACCCTATCTCAAAGTCAAGCCAATAACCTTTTAAGCTTACTTCAAATCACCAATTCTCTTAACCCAGATGGAATGTCCTCTGAAGACTTTTCAGGGCTCTTTTTACTCTTATTCCTCAtggtcacagacacacagctacaTAATGATGTGAAGCCTGCCGTAACAATACATCTGCTGAATCAGCTCTTCAGTCTCATGGGGTTGCTTCTGGCAGGGAATAATTCCCATCATGTTTTAAAGATTGTGCATGGGAGTAGCCTCTTGGAGGCATCTTTGACAGCTCTCTTTTCACACAGCAATAAGGGCCTCTTTCAAACCGTGGACAGCTCCGCTTGGCTGACTTTCCTAAAAACCGTCCAGGATTTCATCCAGTCCCTGATCCTATTGATAATCCACAGAAAGAGCAGTGTCCGCCTTAACCTGGAGAAATTCACCACCTATTTGGTCAATAGCGAGGTTGCCGTTATGGCTTTGTCTTCTCTCCCAGGAAACATTGAAACAGGGGGCCTGTTCGCCGTACAGCTCCTGCTTGCTTCTATGAACACACTGTGCCAGGCCATGACATCCAGCCTCAGGACAACCAAGCAGCTAGATGAGACCCTGAGTCAATTACTGGGGAAGACCACTGCTGTCATGGGCCCTGCCATCCAGGCCAGCCTGAGGGCTCAGACAGGCAGTCTACTAGGCCAGGCCTTCTCCGTGGATGTGGTGACCGGAATGGTGAGGAGCGAGCTGGCCTGTGCTTGCCCCCAAGATGAGCCTAGCGAGGGCATCACACAGGAGAGTCTAAGCCACATGGGCATGTACAGGAGCTTCAGCCAGCAGATTCTCAGAGAGCTGTGCCCATCCCAGCGCCCCATGGACTTCCTGGTCTCATCGCTCCACTTCCTCTCAGCGTACTATGCTGCTGCAGAGATGACCAAAGCCCTTGGCCAGGAGGAGCTCTTTGTGGCAATTCTGCAGAATGTCCACAAACTGCTTGCAG CACCATGGCTGTCAGTATCAGAGGTGAGGTCCCTGGAGGAGCCAGTAAAGGAGCTTCTGGACCAGCTGCTGGTCAGGAGTACCCCAGAACAGTTCcaccttctcctgctgctgctccgAGACGGACTGGATACCTCCAAGTTCAGGAGCGGCTGTCATAGG GAAGTCCTTTCAACTGTGACGATAACGAAGCTGCTTGCCAGCGGCCTGCTTCCAGAAACCTGCTTAAAGGCGTTCTGGCTCATTGCACCTCAGATCATATCTGCCTTAGTA TTTCTAGTGAAGGAGGCTGGCAAGGAGCCAACCCTGACTGCTGCTCTGACCGTGCCAGTGTTGGACACTCTGACAGCCATGCTCCGTCAGGGGGAGAGGATGCTCTCCAACCCCCACCACGTGACCATGGTGCTGGGGGCCCTGCAGTTTGTCCCCCTTGAGCACCTGACGATGGAAGTCTACCACGCTACCTTTGAGGCCATTCACGAGGCTCTGTTTGCAGTCATCCAGTGTCACCCGCAG GTGATGCTGAAAGCGGCACCGTCCTTCCTCAACTGTTTCTACCGCCTGGTGGTCTCCATCATGCATGAGGGGAGACAGAAGGGCGAGGCCGAGAGAG